From Oreochromis niloticus isolate F11D_XX linkage group LG15, O_niloticus_UMD_NMBU, whole genome shotgun sequence:
TTCACAGAGTAGGTGCGAAACTGTTTACAGTACAATGAGAATGAGTGACAGACCACTGAAACTTTACCACTGAAATCAGTCACAATAAGTGGAAATCATCAGACAGCAGACACAGACCTGTGTGGTGAGGCTGGTGGAGGAGGAGCCAGATATGGCCTGGCTGGTGACGTGGCCTCTGAATACAGAGCTGACAGAGTTAAAGAAGCTGGACTTTCCAGCTCCAACTGGTCCAATGAGCAAAACCCGAGGCTGGGTCACAGAGCTGACTGTGGGTTTGTAGCTTTTAATGCTCTCAATCAGCTCCTTCCTCTTCCTGTACAAAACAAGGAAATAAAGAACTTTTCCCATTTTAGAAGAAGTCGTAGTAGTAAAACCATTTTTCCTAATTTTACTTCTTTGACAGAAGCAGTTGCAGTTACACATATTCCATGTTTTGCATGGATGCTGTCAAAATCTAAAGGATTTAGTATACCATAGTATGCTAAGTATTCAATAGtatactttacatttaatgTAGAAAGTATATTGTGCAAAACTGAGGAATGTTATTAGATCAAGCAGGATGGTTTCTTCCTTAAACTTACTCAGATTCCCAGATTACAGTCCTCCATGGCCTTTCAAGTTCAGTGGTTCCTGTTAAAGAAACCAGTAAGTTTATTTGTGATTTCAAATTGGTGCCAAAATCCCCCAAAAATAATGTAGCTCAGTTTTAGTGAACTACTAGTTCTGTTATTATATTAGAAATTTATCAActgcaacattttaaaaaaatatgatttttttataATTTACCCTGCACTTCGTAGACTTCACACTCAGTCAGGTTGAGATCATTGCCATGCATTTGTGCAGCAGGGAAGTTGTAATACTTTCCTGGATTGCTGTGTGTTACTGCTTGGCTTCCATTGACAAGAACCAGTGCTTCTCCAAAATAAGGCCCAGAGTTAGCCACCATTCTCACTGCATATGGAGGATTAGTAACTGGATATTTGATGAGGTTTTCACCatcaaatgtaaaaagaaaagccTGATCATCATTCACGTACTGTCCAGACTGACTAAATGGTTGTTTGGTGTAGCCTCCAAACACAAAACCAGAGTTGTTGTAGCCCACAGACACAGTGGGAGAGCGGTTGTCACATCTTTGGTGAAATGCTGCACCGGTGAAGCCGTGGATGCTGGCCTTGTACAGCAGCTTTAGTTTGAATCTTCCCAGCTGAGCGCAGATTGTTTTCTGCTGGCTTTGTGTTAGTCTGGGGTTCATAGTTCAAAGCTCGTTGTCTTTAATCTGAGAAGTCTAttagaaacacacaaacaaataataaaaacccATCATAAGCTTAACACCACACTGCAGCATGTATAGCATTTCAAATGGGCCATGATCAAAATTCCTTTCTCCCTTTGCATTCCTTGATTGGATCTTAGTGAATCAGAACATTTTGTCATATGGTATGGCAACACCACAGCTTACAGATGACTGGCTCGAGTCTGGGGATCACCTCCTATATAATGAGCCAAGTTTTACACAACCAGCCACATCAGAGATTGTTCCAATTTGTAGCCGATTCTACTCTGTCTAGAAGATAAGGCGCAAGCAGGGGTGAGCTaccatttttgggggttttgtaACTGTTCCTTTCAGCGGCTCTGGTAGCAATTACAGCCATGGTGGAGAGCATGATTGACTGAAAATCTTTCTCTCATTTGATTTACTTTTACTGGAGCAAATAGAGATGTTTCATAGGGGTGATGCATCTGAGAaacatactttttaaaaaatgacagtgTTGGAATTCAACTCAGTTGTCTCAAATATTGCATTTCagtacattatttttttctataacACTTTATACCGCTATGATTGTCTCAGAGATATCAGGATTTGTGTCGTGGATGagagaaggaggacccaaacgctggactcacggTGCAGGATAATGGTGTTTTATTGTAGGTAGGCTGGATGAACAGAACATGAACTGGAACGACTGACTGGGTGACTGAACTTAACTGGCTGACTGGACTGGACTGGACTGGACCGGCTGGCTGGCTGATTGATTGAACTGAACATACATCCACATCAACAtcaacatcaatgacacgacaacgATCGGATGgaactgaggacttaaatacacgcTGGGTGATGAATGATTAGAAACcagtgagtacacagctgaacttaGTCTGACTAATGATACATGGAAATAACTGGAACACAATACGCAGGCGGTATGCTGGCAcggaaaacaggaagtgagaaagtgaatgtggcaaacaaaactgaacatgaacaaactgaaaccgctgggtcaacgacccaggaaccctgacaagagacaaatattaatattttttaaccaCTATAACTGTCTGAGCAACATCATGTAGTAATAGctaaaaataaaccagaaaGATGTGATCATTTTGTATGTTAAGCCTATGTTTGTATGTTTAGTCTTATGTTCAAATTAAGGCTAAAGTGAATCaattattgggtgagaaaaataatttttccaaaaatggaaaacaatCAGAAGATTAAACAGGCTGATGttactgaatgaacaatgggctgtgaggtcagtttaattatcataaataataaacaataaacaatttGTCACGATCACTGATCAATGgctgatacagacttataattttgttttttcgaaattctatacgcaaAAAGTGAGcgtgagagccctcggtgcgcctgcttgctgctgaagtcaaagtaaactttattgtcctctccgctacatacagtccagtatatagagagacgagacgacgaggctccagttacagcagtgcaaataaacaaacaataaatataagaagagtaagaaaataaatatacactttaggacgaggggtaaagggatcaataacaattgaaaatttataatttacagtttgatgatttaaagtctcacacacaaccgtcgaaaggggaggggggccggctgcttccaaatacagcacatttcattcataatgttgtaaatccaagcgcattatgtattcatgatttgaatcctgggttgtgtgaaatcccagaaataaaccctaaacaaaataaatctgtgaactaaggtgtaggtctattaggttaagttgtggtgatcctcgagctgggggatgggtgttcatactggagtgcaaagagggagtgttcgcccggggcgccaaacaggctaggaccgccactgaatGCAGCCAATGAATTTGGGAACAgccaaaaaaattatatataactGTCAAAAGGATTAGACACACCCAGCTTATAAACTGTGccaaacgtttctcccactaatATCATGAGTTTAACACAGATGTACTCGTTGCACTTTCTTACAGTATCGCTTTGtactttttgttatatttttaaaaagtgtatcCACAAGCTTAAATGAAAAGTCAGAGTAATAAATTACTGGGCTCATTAAGTCAGTTTAACACAACACTtccacacaacaacaaaaaccagcGCACAAAAATTTTACGAAGTTCTGAAAATCATGCAGCTCTTTAATATTTTCAGTCTTACCTGCTGTGGTTAGAAACTGAGCGGGGATCGTGGTTGTGCAGATCACACGTGTGACAGCCGTCTGTGCGCTGTGCAAGTGAAGCTGGATGTCTTGAACGCCTTACGTGCAGTGTTGTTAAAGCCTGTGCTTTGTGGCGCCTCTCCTTTCAGTTTAAAATATCTAAAAGTAACAATGACAGAAACTACAGCTTCAACTTCTCTGTGGGGTTAATGATTTATGTTCGTACATTCGGTCTAAGTCTGATCTAGAAAACTATGAGTATTAATTTCaggagaaacaacaacaaaaggttACCACCAATACGTCAGCAGTACTCCGACGTAATGACAGGTTTAACCTGTTAACCCTGTTCGCAGTACCTATCTCCTCCCTCAATTAGAAGTCAGCCTTTCCCTTAACATTATTCAGATAATAATGGAGATGGAAGAGGGAACACAAGATGATGCCACGTGTAACCTCAACTCTCTATAAAGACAGCCTGTGCATCTCAATGATGACAGGTCTGAAACACATATGTGTGATTGTCTTAATCTACTGTAATTTTACCTAATTAACAAAACAGTGAGTGTAGTAAGTTTTAATGAATGAAAATTTGACTGATAGAAAAACATCAGtcttataataaaaataatggaTTTATTAAGAGTTTTAGCTTTATTAATGAAAGTTTTTGAGAAATAAAAGAGAGCATACTGTTGTACAAGACTGATTACATTTCCTGTTTAAATTGcattgaaatgcaaatattgaCTT
This genomic window contains:
- the LOC109194892 gene encoding interferon-induced protein 44-like, yielding MNPRLTQSQQKTICAQLGRFKLKLLYKASIHGFTGAAFHQRCDNRSPTVSVGYNNSGFVFGGYTKQPFSQSGQYVNDDQAFLFTFDGENLIKYPVTNPPYAVRMVANSGPYFGEALVLVNGSQAVTHSNPGKYYNFPAAQMHGNDLNLTECEVYEVQGTTELERPWRTVIWESEKRKELIESIKSYKPTVSSVTQPRVLLIGPVGAGKSSFFNSVSSVFRGHVTSQAISGSSSTSLTTQFRTYSVKDGREGKPLPIILCDTMGLEETKGAGLDIDDLSSILEGHLPDRYQFNPSAPLHPEAHGYRTSPGLKDKIHCVAYVIDASKVSIMPTGMEEKLDAIRRKVNLMGIPQLVLLTKVDEACPLVKEDVRNVYKSGYIKDVVQEVGSRLGVPLSCVVPVKNYSEELELDMNCDILLLSAVIQMFRFVDDYFDELSDRMSSMQTTEQNEVKKQLYQPE